The DNA window GTCTTCGTGCCCTTCGTGGTGAACATTTCTTTGGTTGCGGCCCAAGGCTGCCCTGCGCTCTTTGTGGCTCCCGATCCAATCCCCCCGCGCATCGACCCCGCATCCCGACTCGGCTCAAATCAAAGCCGCCAGGATCCTGCGGAACCCTGGCGGCTTGTTATTATTCGGACAGGCCGTTGATCAGGAAGTGAGCCAGCGGAAGTTGCCCGGTTTCTTCGGCACGACCGGCGTGGGCGTCTGATCCTTAACCTGGCGGCGCTTCCTTTCCTTAAGGGCGTTCGCCTTGTAGAAAAGCGCCGGCTCAATAATCGGTTCGTGAAGGCCTTCCGTTTCCAGTTCGCCATAGCTCACCCGCCCCCGGTACGTCCGGTTGGAGAGGATGATCGCGATGGCCTGGCGGGACCATTTGTTGCCCTTGCGGGTAAAAATGTTCTTCGAATGCAGGTAGTTGACCACCTTGCCCGTGCTGCGGGTTACCAGGTACTCCCGGAAAATCATGCGGACCACTTCGGCTTCCCGATCATCCACGACAAGGGGCTTCTCACCTTCGGCCCCGCGCCGGTAGCCATAAGGCGCCGGCCCGGTTCCGTAGCGGCCCTGCTGCACGGAAGTGAGCTGGCCGCGCTTGACCTTGGCCCCGTGCGTCAGGCGACCCGCGGGATCGCCATGATCGACTTCTACTTCAGGTATAGTTTCCGTACTCATATGATTCGCACCTCCACATGAGTTTGTTTTCTCTTGCGCCGCCGGTGAAGCATCGCTGAATCACAGTTGATAAGTCCATGATGATACTTCAGCAACGCTTGGCGATGACATTCATCAACGATCACAAGCCGCCATATACGTCCCGGCATTACCGCAGGCTTAACACCGTCCCAAGCCGTATATAGTAAGTGTACACAAATTCAACAGGCATGTCAAGAAATTAGTGTTAAATTTTTGGCGGAACGCTCCCCATAAAACTGCATAAGATTCCTTGTAGCAGTGGCTTGGAGCGGATTTTCCGCTGGTGTACATTTTCGTCAGGCCCTGCCAGAGTGTCAAGTTCCCGGCCAGCAAAGGTCTTGTCCGGAGCCGTTATCAGCAGGGCCCGCGGCGGCTTGGGCGGTAGCTGCGCTGCCTTTTCTGGATAACGTAAAAAGAACGCCGGTAGTTGACAGGGGATAAACCGGGCGACCCGCACGGACAACTCGCGCGCAATGCGGTTGTAGTTTGTGGGGGCGTCCGGTATTATAATCCCACCGCGCAGGGCAATCGAGCCCGAACAGGGTCGCGAAACCCAGGCGGAACCGGTGCGCCATCGCGCACCGGGACGGCAGGTGTATCTTGCGGAAGTGCTGTCCTCGTCATAAAGTGGAGCCGTGTATGAATTTGCGTAGATCCAGCCTATGTCTGTTGGCGCTGCTGATTGCGGGGTGCGCGTCCACGCCCGAAGGCGGTTCTGCACCAGCGCCGGAGTCGGCGTCGCGGCAGGCGCGCATTCCCGAAGCGCCCAGGACCGACCGGCCCGAGCGCAAACCCCAAGGGCCAACCGGCGATCTCGCGGTGCATATCTCCGATGTCTCGGGTCGCGATCTACCTTCCCGGGTGGTGCTTTACCGCCCGACGACCACCGAGGTCGTCACCCGGTTCGAGGTACCCACGGGACGGGCGACGGTCCAGGCGCCGCTGGGCGCGCACGATGCGTATGTCTATGTGTATGACAACCAGGTCCCGATTCTGGCCTCGCTGCACAAAATCGAGGTGGTGGAAGGTTCCGCGGCAAGCATCTCGGCGAACCTGCTTGAGGGGGCAAGCGGCAAGTTGACGATGCGCGATTTCGACCAGGATCGCGATCTCGCGATAGACCGTGTCGAGCTTGAGGCGGGCAGCAATCCGCTGGACGCGAGCAGCATACCGGGGCACGATCCCATCATATATGACCAGCGCGTGTTGGGCGGAGCAAATAGCCCGGGCTGGTTCAAGGGCGAATTGCACGCCGTTAGCCAGTATGGCGGCGGCAAGGAGACCGTGGCGCAACTGGTGCAGCGCGCGGAGCAGGCGGGCTTGGATTTTCTGGCAATCACCGACTTGAACACAATGGAGGCGAGCCGCGATCCCGGCTTCACATCGGATCGGGTCGTGCTGATACCGGCGCTGGCCTGGGGATCCAGGGATCAGGGCGTCGCGCTGATCTACGGGCCGGGAACAATGCCCGGCGAGCCCGAAGGCGAGGAGATGGCCCAGGCCGAGTGCATCCGCGTGCAGAGCCAGGGGGGGGTGTTTGTCGTGGGGCACCCCTGCTTCACGGACGCCCCCTGGAAGTGGCGCATACAATATGTGAATGCGGTGCAGGTCTGGAACGGCCCATGGCGCGCGCAGCAACCGCTTCGCCTGACGTCGCTTCCCGAAACGCTCAAGCGGCGGGCGAACGGCAATCTGGTGTATTCGATTGCGGCGGCCGCCGCCGTGGCGGATAAGACGGCGCAACTTGCGGCGAATGCGGGCCAGAAGGATCGCAAGGTGTCGGCAAACGATCAGGCGGCGTTGTTCTGGGACTACGAGCTGGTGCGCGGCCAGGTGTGCAGCGTGGTCGGCGGCGGCATGGTCGACCGGCCCTCGGTTCCCATGGGCCAGCCGACAACGTGGGTCTACGCGGCGAATAAATCGCTGCCGGCGATCATGGAGGGGCTCCGGCTGGGCCGGACCTTCGTAGGGAATCGCCCGGATGGCGTTCAGTTGAACTTCCGGGCCGATGTCTTGAATGACGGTTCCGTAGACGTCAGCATGGGGGGCGCGATCCCGCTGGGCGTGGACGTCGGATTCTATATTCTCGTGACCGGGGCGATGGGCGCGAAAGTGGAGATGCTGCGAAACGGGCACGCCATTATGAGCGAAATCATCCGGGAAAACGTTTACAGCAGAAACTTCCTGCAGACAACCGATTTCCGCGCGGTGTACCGGCTGCGCGTCATCCGCCAGCCCGACAATCCGGACGCGGGGTTCGGACCGGTGGAGGTGCTCGCGATGTCCAGCCCGATCTACGCGGACGATATCGGCACGGACCTGCTGCGGACGGGCCCCGTCGACCCGAGCAAAACGTGGGTCCGGATAGAGTCCAAGTACACGGAAGAGGACCGCCGCATCCCCTACTGAGGCGTGGCTGCGGGGCCTGTCCGGGCCATGCGGGCGCGCAAATCGGCGATGACGGCGTCAAGGATGTCGTCGAGCCCCGTCGTGGGCGCGTATCCAATGGCGGCCTGAATGCGTTTCAGGCAGGGGGCGCGGTGACGCATGTCCTCGTAGCCCGGGCCGAAGGCTTCTTCATACGGCACGTATCGAATCTGGGAGCGGCTGCCGGTTCGTTCGATGATTTGTCGGGCCAGGTCCGCGATCGCTATCGGATTGTCGCTGCCAATATTGAAGACTTCACCACTGGCGCCCGGGGCCGCCATGAGTTTGATCAGGGCGGGCACAACATCGCCCACGTAGGTGAAGCAGCGGGTCTGCCTGCCGTCTCCGAACACCGTGAGCGGCTCGCCGTGCAGGGCCTGCGAAACGAGCCGGGGGATGACCATGCCGTAGCGGCCGGTCTGGCGTGGCCCGACCGTGTTAAACAGCCGGGCAACCACGACCGGCTGGCGTTTTTCCCGCCAGTAGGCAAAGGCCAGGAACTCGTCGATGGCCTTCGAGGCGGCGTAACACCAACGGTGCCGGTGGGTGGGGCCAATGATCCGATCGTCGTCTTCTTCGAACCGCGCTTTCGTGCCTTTGCCATACACTTCGCTGGTGGACGTGATCAGCAGCTTGCGCCGGTACCGGCATACCTCCTCCAGCACCACTTCGGTGCCCCGGATGTTGTTGACGATGGTCTGGATCGGCTGCTCCACCACGAGGTTAACCCCCACCGTGGCGGCAAGGTGGTAGACAACGTCGACTTCGCGCACCAGATCGCGCACGATCTCCTGGTTCAGGGTGGAATCGATTACCGTCGTAATGTCCGGGAGATGTTCGATGTTCTCGAAGCGGCCCGTGCTCAGGTCATCCAGCACGAAGACCTCGTTTCCGCCTTCAATCAGCGTTTCGCAGAGGTGCGAACCGATGAAGCCGGCCCCTCCCGTGACTAATGCGCGCATTCCAGACCCTCCAAGTGACGCCCGATATCGGGCCGCAGTATACGGTTCGTCCAGTGGCCGTTCAAGAGACAGGATGCCTGCTTCGGGCGCCGAATAGGCGGATCGACGCCGTCTTGATGGCCGGATCGCCCGCTTTTATGCATTTTCACACAATGCCGGCGTCACGCATTGTCTTACTTTTGTACACTAAAACCATTTCTATTGACAGATTTGGTGAGCGGGTATATCCTTTAACAAGCGGATTGGGTATGTAGTGTACAGGGCAGCGCTTCTTGGGAAGTACTGCGGCGGAACCTACAAGGATTAACAGGAAGGGAGGAGGTCGTGTCAGACATGGGTACCTCTGCACTGAATTCCGGCAAGGTGAAATGGTTCAGCGATTCGAAAGGGTACGGCTTCATCGCGCGCGAACAGGCGAGTGATGTGTTCGTTCACCATACGGCGATTGAGATGGACGGTTTCCGGACCTTGCGGCAGGGTGAGGACGTTCTTTACGAACTCAAGGAGGGCAGTAAGGGGCCACAGGCGGTTGTGGTAAAGAAGGCCGGTAGCAAGGATTAACCACCGCGTATCGGGCAAACACGCGCGACGCCGGCGCCTGGAACTGCTCCAGGCGCCGGCGCTTCTTCAGTGCGCGGTTCGCGTGTGCGCGAAAGACATGGACCGCGAATGGACACGTGAAAGCGGGGCGGGTTCTCTACTGCCTCGCGTGCGCATGAGCCCGCGGGGCCGGTGTGATCGCTATCCTTCGACGGGTTTCGCGCCCGCGGACCTCACAGTGTTCGTCCGGCCCGTTGACGCCATAATCGCAACTTCGGAACACCTCCTTCATTCGTGTCCATTTGCGTTAATTCGCGGTTCAAAAAAATCGGTTGCGGCCTGTGGCTGCGCTGCGTTCCCTGTGCTCCTGGTGGCTCCCAATCCAATCCCCCGCGCGCCGCTCACCCGCCCCTCAATGAAAATCCCGGCTCTTCGTCTCCTCCCTCGTCAGCCGCGTCTCGGGCGCCCAATATTCACCCGTACCTGGCAGGGGCCCCCATCTCACTCGCGATCATCTTGCGCTCGGTTTTCGATGCGCGCGCGCGACCGCCGTATGGCATCGTGGAAGCGCGCGGCCAGCACCTCGCGCGGCGGGAGGGCGGTGAGGTATTCCGCGACGTGGATGCCGGATTGGCCAAGTTCCAGCAGCTCGATTTGCTCCTCTTTCTTCCCCGCGCAGAGAATGATGCCGAGGGGCGCCTGCTCGCCGGGTTCCTGTTCGTGATTCGCGAGCCAGCGGAGATAGAGCTCCATTTGCCCTTTGTGTTCCGGCCGGAACGCGCTCAACTTGAGATCGAGCGCCACAATCCGGTGGAGTTTTCGGTGGTAAAAGAGCAAATCGAGGTAGAAGTCGTCGTTGTCGATCTGGATGCGCTTCTGGCGCGCCACAAACGCGAAACCGGCGCCCATTTCCAGAAGAAAATGCTCCATCTCCCGGAGGATCGCGTCTTCGATGTCCTTCTCGAAGTAGCGGTCATTCAATCCAAGGAAATCGAGGATGTAGGGGTCCTTGAAGACCAGAGCCGGACTCATCCGGTCGCCATCGCGCAATTGCGCCAATTCGTGTTCAATGACCTCTTCCGGCTTCTTCGACAGGGCGGTGCGTTCGTACAACATCGAGTCGATCTTCTTCTGGAGCGTACGCGTGCTCCATTTTTCGATGCGGCACATTTCGGCGTAAAAATCGCGTTTGAGCGGGTCGTCGATATAGATAATCCGTAGAAAGTGCGTCCAACTCAATTGTCTCATCAGTGATGAGACAATTGCCTCGTCGGGAAATGACTCATAGAATCGCATCATGTGACGAAGACTCTTCGCACTGAATCCCTTGCCAAATTCCGATTCAAATTGTCTCCCCAGTGCGGAGACAATTTGCGCCCCGTACTTCGCCCGCTCCCGACCAAGAATTTCTTCGCCTATTCGCTTTCCGATCCGCCAGTGAAGCATAGTCAGCGCCGCATTAACCGCCACGGACACGGTAGTCCGTGTTTCCTCCACCAGACGGCGAATGTCCCCTACGAGTTCCACGGACGCCACATCGTTCTGCGCCTGCAATTTCCGCTGCTTTGCCTTTCCGCCCATCAGAAGCCTCCCAAGGTTAGTGATACCGCATACTGAAAATATTATCACTTATTTGAGATTCTTGCAAGGATAATATCAACCCGAAATATCAACCGGGAGTGCGCCGGAAAGCGGGCATAGATCGGTTTTCTTTTGTGGCTTTCGGTTCCTGATTCGATTTCCGTGGTCTTACCAGATTCAACGCCTGCCCTCAATGAAAATCCCGACTCCTCGTCTCCTCCGTCGTCAGCCGCGTCTCCGGAACCCAGAGTTCCTCCGCCACAAGATGCGTGACGCCGGACTGCACCTGCAATTTCCCCGTGACCCCGATAAACGGCTGCGTTTTCACCAGCGTCCGGTGCTTCTGGTACACCGTCTCCCACACCACCAGGTTCACCAGGCCCGTTTCGTCCTCCAGCGTCATAAACACCACCCCGTTGGCCGTCCCGGGACGTTGCCGGCAGATGACCAGCCCCGCATAGCGCGTGCGGGACCCATTTTTCATCCCCGCCACCGTGGCGGCGTCCGGGAGCCCCGCCGCCGCGAGCGCGTCGCGGTAGGGGGCGATGGGATGCCCGTGCGTGCTGTGGCTGGTATAGGCGTAATCCCAGTGAATCGCCTCCGCCAGGCTGAGCGTATTGAGCGCCGCGTCCGGCTCCGGCGTCTGCACCCGGAGCTGCGCGTGCAGCTCGCGGTCGAGCCCCAGGGCCCGCCACAGCGCGCTCCGGCGATCATCCGCAAACGCCGCCAGCGCCCCGGCCTCCGCAAGCCGCGTCAGCGCCCCATGCGGCAGCCGCGCCCGCAACGCAAAATCCTCCAGCGACGCAAAAGCCCCCGTCTCCCGCGCGGCGATGATCCGGCGCGCCTCGGCCTCCTGCAAGCCCTTCACAAAGCGCAAACCCATTCGCGTTTCAAGAGTAGGATAGGCGTCCCGCCTGTCCAGGACAGCCGGGACGGCTATCCTACTTTCTTCCAACGTACACTCCCAGTCGCTATACCGCACATCGATCGGCCGCACCGCCACCCCGTGCCGCTTCGCATCCTCCACCAGCGTCGCCGGGCTGTAAAAACCCATGGGCTGCGCGTTGAGCAGCGCCGCCAGAAACGCCGCCGGGTAATGTTGTTTGAGCCACGCCGTGGCGTACGCTATCAGCGCGAAGCTGGCCGCGTGGCTTTCCGGAAAGCCATACTCCCCGAAGCCCTGAATCTGCTCGAACACCCGCTCCGCAAATTCCCGCGCGATCCCCTTCTTCATCATCCGAGAAATCAGGCGGTCCCGGTGCCGCAGAATACGCCCGCTCTTGCGCCACGCGGCCATGTCCCGCCGGAGTTGGTCGGCCTCGCCCGGCGTGTAGTCCGCGGCCACCATCGCCAGTTGCATCACCTGCTCCTGAAACAAGGGAATCCCGAGCGTCTTCTTCAGCACCGGCTCCAGACACGGGTGCGGATAGGTCACCGCCTCTTCTCCGTTCCGCCGCCGCAAATACGGATGCACCATGCCCCCCGTGATCGGCCCGGGCCGCACGATGCTCACCTCGATCACCAGGTCGTAATAATTCCGAGGGCGCAGGCGCGGCAGCATGGCCATCTGCGCGCGGCTCTCGATCTGAAACACCCCCACCGTGTCCCCCCGCTGGATCTGCGCAAAGGTCGCCGCATCGTCCGGCGGGATCGTCGCAAGCGTCCAGCGCGCGCCTTCGTGCTGCTCGATCAAATCGAAGGCCTTGTGCACCACATTCAGCGCGCCCAGCCCCAGCAGGTCCACCTTGAACAGTCCCAGATCCTCGATGTCCTCCTTGTCCCACTGGATCACCGTGCGATCCGCCATGGCCCCGTTTTCAATCGGCACGAGCGTATCCACCGGCTCGTGCCCCAGCAGAAAACCGCCGGGATGGATGGAAAGATGCCGCGGCACGTCCTCGATCTCCCGCACCAGCCGCAGCAAATGCCGGTGGGCCGGCGCCTCGGGATCGAGCCCCGCCGCCCGAAGCGTCTCCGCCGATGGAAAATCGTGGTGCGACAGGTGGCGCGCCAGCCGCTCCAGCGCGGTCTCGGCGATACCCAGCGCCTTGCCCACGTCGCGCACCGCCGATTTCGCGCGGTAACGGATGAAATTCGCCACCATCGCCGCGTGGCCCCGGCCATAGTGCCTGTAAACGTACTGGATCGCCTCCTCACGCCGGTTGTGCTCGATGTCCAGGTCAATATCCGGCGGTTCGTTGCGCTCGCGGGACAAAAAACGCTCAAAAAGCAGTCCCATCCGCACGGGATCCACCGATGTGATGCCCAGGCAATAGCACACCGCCGAATTCGCCGCCGATCCGCGCCCCTGGCAGAGGATATGCTCCCGCCGGCAGAACTGCACGATCTCCCGCATCGTGAGGAAGTATCCCTCAAACTCCAACTCGCGAATGAGATCCAGTTCCTTGTCCAGTTGCGCGCGGACATCCTCCGGCACGCCCTCCGGATAGCGATCCGCCGCCCCCGCATACGTCAGATCGCGAAAGTGGCTGGCCGCGTCCGAACCGTCGGGCAGCCGCTCCACCGGATAGCGGTAGCGGATCTCCGCCAGCGAAAACGTGCAGCGCGCCGCGATCGCCGCCGTGGCCTCCACCGCCTCCGGATCATCCCCGAAAAGCTCCGCGAAGCCGTGGGGGGCACGCAGGTAATGCTGGTCGTTCGGCTTGATGCGCACACCCGCCGCCCCCAGGCTCACCCCGTGGCGGATGCACGTCAGCACATCCTGCAGGGGCCGCCGCGTCGGCGTGTGGTAGAGCGTCTCCATCCCCGCCGCGACCGGCAGCCCCAGCGCGCGCGCCCGCTCCCGAAGGCGGTGCTCCAGCCGCCCCTCGCCCACCTCCCGGTGCCGCGTCAACAGCGCGTACAGCCGATCACCAAAGGCCTCCCGGAGCTGCCCCGCCTCGCGCCCCGGCGGCGCCTCCGCCAGCAGACGGCTGCCCGCCCCGCCCCACAGCGCGATGAGCCCCGCCGACCGCGCGCAAACCTCCTCCCACGAGACCCGGCTCTGCCCCTTCGGACAGCGCAGGCGCCCCGCGGAGATCAGCCGGCACAGGTTCGCATAGCCCCCGCGATCCATCGCAAGCAGGAGGATATGCGTGCCGTCGTCGATAGAAACCTCCGACCCGGCAATCAGGTGCACGCCCAGCTCCCGCGCGCGCTTGTGCGCCCGGGGCAGGCCATACACCCCGTCGCGATCCGTAAGCGCCAGCGACCGGATCCCCAGCCGGTGCGCCTCCTCCACCAGCTCATCCGGATGGCTCGCCCCCTCCAGAAACGAATACACGCTCTTGCACCACAACGCAGCGTAGACAGTGGACAGTTGACCGTTGACAGTGGACAGTTGAGAAGAGGGCGTTGAAGGCACGGCGTCCCTGTTGTCTCTGTTGTCTCTGTTGTCTCTGTTGTCTCTGTTGTCTCTGTTGTCTCTGTTGTCCCTGTTGTCCCTGTAGTCCCTGTAGTCCCTGTCGTCCCTGTCGTCCCTGTTGTCCCTGTTGTCCCTGTTGTCCCTGTTGTCCCTGTTGTCCCTGTTGTCCCTGCTGTCCCTGCTGTCCTTTTCGTCCCACCCCCCCATCATTGCACTTCCCCCTG is part of the Candidatus Hydrogenedentota bacterium genome and encodes:
- a CDS encoding recombinase family protein gives rise to the protein MSTETIPEVEVDHGDPAGRLTHGAKVKRGQLTSVQQGRYGTGPAPYGYRRGAEGEKPLVVDDREAEVVRMIFREYLVTRSTGKVVNYLHSKNIFTRKGNKWSRQAIAIILSNRTYRGRVSYGELETEGLHEPIIEPALFYKANALKERKRRQVKDQTPTPVVPKKPGNFRWLTS
- a CDS encoding GDP-mannose 4,6-dehydratase, with protein sequence MRALVTGGAGFIGSHLCETLIEGGNEVFVLDDLSTGRFENIEHLPDITTVIDSTLNQEIVRDLVREVDVVYHLAATVGVNLVVEQPIQTIVNNIRGTEVVLEEVCRYRRKLLITSTSEVYGKGTKARFEEDDDRIIGPTHRHRWCYAASKAIDEFLAFAYWREKRQPVVVARLFNTVGPRQTGRYGMVIPRLVSQALHGEPLTVFGDGRQTRCFTYVGDVVPALIKLMAAPGASGEVFNIGSDNPIAIADLARQIIERTGSRSQIRYVPYEEAFGPGYEDMRHRAPCLKRIQAAIGYAPTTGLDDILDAVIADLRARMARTGPAATPQ
- a CDS encoding cold-shock protein, producing MNSGKVKWFSDSKGYGFIAREQASDVFVHHTAIEMDGFRTLRQGEDVLYELKEGSKGPQAVVVKKAGSKD
- a CDS encoding DUF1016 family protein, which encodes MGGKAKQRKLQAQNDVASVELVGDIRRLVEETRTTVSVAVNAALTMLHWRIGKRIGEEILGRERAKYGAQIVSALGRQFESEFGKGFSAKSLRHMMRFYESFPDEAIVSSLMRQLSWTHFLRIIYIDDPLKRDFYAEMCRIEKWSTRTLQKKIDSMLYERTALSKKPEEVIEHELAQLRDGDRMSPALVFKDPYILDFLGLNDRYFEKDIEDAILREMEHFLLEMGAGFAFVARQKRIQIDNDDFYLDLLFYHRKLHRIVALDLKLSAFRPEHKGQMELYLRWLANHEQEPGEQAPLGIILCAGKKEEQIELLELGQSGIHVAEYLTALPPREVLAARFHDAIRRSRARIENRAQDDRE
- a CDS encoding error-prone DNA polymerase, which encodes MSTVYAALWCKSVYSFLEGASHPDELVEEAHRLGIRSLALTDRDGVYGLPRAHKRARELGVHLIAGSEVSIDDGTHILLLAMDRGGYANLCRLISAGRLRCPKGQSRVSWEEVCARSAGLIALWGGAGSRLLAEAPPGREAGQLREAFGDRLYALLTRHREVGEGRLEHRLRERARALGLPVAAGMETLYHTPTRRPLQDVLTCIRHGVSLGAAGVRIKPNDQHYLRAPHGFAELFGDDPEAVEATAAIAARCTFSLAEIRYRYPVERLPDGSDAASHFRDLTYAGAADRYPEGVPEDVRAQLDKELDLIRELEFEGYFLTMREIVQFCRREHILCQGRGSAANSAVCYCLGITSVDPVRMGLLFERFLSRERNEPPDIDLDIEHNRREEAIQYVYRHYGRGHAAMVANFIRYRAKSAVRDVGKALGIAETALERLARHLSHHDFPSAETLRAAGLDPEAPAHRHLLRLVREIEDVPRHLSIHPGGFLLGHEPVDTLVPIENGAMADRTVIQWDKEDIEDLGLFKVDLLGLGALNVVHKAFDLIEQHEGARWTLATIPPDDAATFAQIQRGDTVGVFQIESRAQMAMLPRLRPRNYYDLVIEVSIVRPGPITGGMVHPYLRRRNGEEAVTYPHPCLEPVLKKTLGIPLFQEQVMQLAMVAADYTPGEADQLRRDMAAWRKSGRILRHRDRLISRMMKKGIAREFAERVFEQIQGFGEYGFPESHAASFALIAYATAWLKQHYPAAFLAALLNAQPMGFYSPATLVEDAKRHGVAVRPIDVRYSDWECTLEESRIAVPAVLDRRDAYPTLETRMGLRFVKGLQEAEARRIIAARETGAFASLEDFALRARLPHGALTRLAEAGALAAFADDRRSALWRALGLDRELHAQLRVQTPEPDAALNTLSLAEAIHWDYAYTSHSTHGHPIAPYRDALAAAGLPDAATVAGMKNGSRTRYAGLVICRQRPGTANGVVFMTLEDETGLVNLVVWETVYQKHRTLVKTQPFIGVTGKLQVQSGVTHLVAEELWVPETRLTTEETRSRDFH